The Arachis hypogaea cultivar Tifrunner chromosome 16, arahy.Tifrunner.gnm2.J5K5, whole genome shotgun sequence genome contains a region encoding:
- the LOC112754325 gene encoding protein BASIC PENTACYSTEINE6, whose product MDDAGHRENGRHKADQYKSSPGQWLMQHQPSMKQIMALMAERDALIQERNLALSEKKAALAERDMAFLQRDAAITERNNALIERDNAIAALQYRENSLTNSSMPSSCPPGCQISRGIKHMHHPQQQVHHMPNNMGDGSYTAREMHTSDSLPTVPIPSEAGKSRRGKRPKEPKSVSPNKKASKGTRKVKRDDEDTHKMMFGKANEWKSSQEMINGSEDLNKQLEVTKADWKSQDLALNQVAYDESTMPAPGCSCTGVLRQCYKWGNGGWQSACCTTTLSVYPLPAVPNKRHARIGGRKMSGSAFNKLLSRLATEGHDLSNPVDLKDHWAKHGTNRYITIK is encoded by the exons ATGGATGATGCTGGGCACCGTGAAAATGGAAGGCACAAAGCAGATCAATATAAATCTAGCCCCGGACAG TGGTTGATGCAACATCAGCCTTCTATGAAACAAATTATGGCTCTTATGGCTGAAAGGGATGCACTTATTCAAGAAAGAAACCTGGCTCTTTCTGAGAAGAAGGCAGCACTTGCAGAGCGCGACATGGCATTCCTGCAGCGGGATGCTGCAATCACAGAACGAAATAATGCTTTAATTGAACGAGACAATGCAATTGCTGCACTTCAATATCGTGAAAATTCCCTAACCAACAGCAGTATGCCGTCCTCATGCCCTCCTGGATGCCAAATCTCACGGGGTATCAAACATATGCATCATCCACAGCAACAAGTACACCACATGCCTAATAATATGGGTGACGGTTCTTACACTGCAAGGGAAATGCACACAAGTGATTCCCTCCCAACTGTGCCCATTCCTTCAGAGGCTGGGAAGTCCCGGCGAGGTAAACGACCAAAGGAGCCTAAGTCAGTTTCACCAAATAAGAAGGCTTCAAAAGGTACTAGAAAGGTGAAGAGGGATGACGAAGATACTCACAAGATGATGTTTGGCAAGGCTAATGAATGGAAGAGTAGTCAGGAAATGATTAATGGGAGCGAAGACCTTAACAAGCAGTTAGAGGTGACAAAGGCCGATTGGAAATCCCAGGACTTGGCATTGAACCAAGTTGCGTACGATGAGTCGACAATGCCAGCTCCCGGGTGTTCTTGTACTGGTGTTCTGAGGCAGTGTTACAAATGGGGAAATGGAGGTTGGCAATCTGCTTGTTGCACAACCACCCTTTCAGTGTATCCCCTTCCAGCAGTTCCTAACAAGAGGCATGCTCGGATAGGTGGCCGGAAAATGAGTGGAAGTGCTTTCAATAAGCTGCTTAGTCGGCTTGCTACTGAGGGTCATGATCTGTCAAACCCAGTTGACCTCAAGGACCATTGGGCCAAACATGGTACAAATCGGTATATCACGATAAAGTAG